In Miscanthus floridulus cultivar M001 chromosome 5, ASM1932011v1, whole genome shotgun sequence, one genomic interval encodes:
- the LOC136451411 gene encoding enoyl-CoA delta isomerase 2, peroxisomal-like, which translates to MESNKDLCTVERRGRVHLITITGTGEHRLNPDLLAVLRSAVAASAGAGALVLAAEGKFFSNGFDQAWARTAPPHLHGTMDGGLRALVADLLALRMPTVAAVTGHAAAAGCALALVHDAVLMRGSRGFLYMSEVDVGIKFVDFVAAVLRDKVPDAAARRDLVLRGDRVAAPEAVRRGLVDAAIDGGPEDVVAAAVAEAERLAARGWDGEAVTEIRKAAWPQLWGQVKDHGAGPAPAGVRPRL; encoded by the coding sequence ATGGAGAGCAACAAGGACCTGTGCACCGTCGAGAGGCGCGGCCGCGTGCACCTCATCACCATCACCGGCACCGGCGAGCACCGCCTGAACCCGGACCTCCTCGCGGTCCTCCGCTCTGCCGTGGCCGCCTCCGCAGGCGCGGGCGCGCTGGTGCTCGCCGCGGAGGGGAAGTTCTTCTCCAACGGGTTCGACCAGGCGTGGGCGCGCACGGCGCCGCCCCACCTCCACGGCACCATGGACGGCGGGCTCCGCGCGCTGGTGGCCGACCTCCTGGCGCTGCGCATGCCCACGGTGGCGGCGGTGACGGGCCACGCGGCGGCGGCCGGGTGCGCGCTGGCGCTGGTGCACGACGCCGTGCTCATGCGCGGCTCCCGCGGGTTCCTGTACATGAGCGAGGTCGACGTCGGCATCAAGTTCGTCGACTTCGTCGCCGCCGTGCTCCGGGACAAGGTCCCCGACGCCGCGGCCAGGCGCGACCTGGTGCTGCGCGGGGACCGGGTGGCCGCGCCCGAGGCCGTGCGCCGGGGCCTCGTGGACGCCGCCATCGACGGCGGCCCCGAGGACGTGGTGGCCGCGGCTGTCGCCGAGGCCGAGAGGCTGGCCGCCAGAGGGTGGGACGGGGAGGCCGTCACCGAGATCAGGAAGGCCGCGTGGCCCCAGCTCTGGGGCCAGGTCAAGGACCACGGCGCCGGGCCGGCGCCGGCGGGTGTGCGGCCGCGGCTCTAG